In Mycolicibacterium nivoides, the DNA window CGGATAAGGGTCACCACGTTGGGGCCGGCCTTGACGACCGTCACCGGGACGACTTTGTTGTTCTCGTCGAACACCTGCGTCATGCCCAGCTTGGTGCCCAAAATGCCTTTTCTAGCCATTTTTCTCGGGTCTCCTACTGGATGTTGACGTCGACACTGGCCGGCAGATCGATGCGCATGAGCGCGTCAACCGTCTTCGGCGTCGGGTCGAGGATGTCGATCAGTCGCTTGTGGGTGCGCATTTCGAAATGCTCCCGCGAGTCCTTGTACTTGTGCGGCGACCGAATGACGCAGTACACGTTCTTCTCGGTCGGCAGCGGCACAGGGCCGACCACGCTGGCACCGGTACGGGTGACCGTCTCGACGATCTTGCGCGCCGAGGCATCAATGGCCTCATGGTCGTAGGCCTTGAGCCTGATGCGGATCTTCTGTCCCGCCACGCTTCTCCTACCTCTACTTCGTACATCGGCCGGCCGTATCGAAGTACCGATGGGGAATCCCATCGAAGCTCCGTCGGGCCTGGTGCCCGGCGCGGGTTGCGCCGAGAGTTGCCGCCGCTGTTTACCTGTCTGTGGTCCACCGGCCCCCGCGGTCGGGCGTGTCGCCTTCGCGCACACTTTCTCGCCCTGAAATTCAGCCGCGATCTAGTGTTGGGACCGGATGCGCCCGTGGGGGCGCGGGTCGGATGCCCGGCCAGGAATACCCGGCGCAAGGCAACCCGAACAGTATGCCTTAGATCCGGGCGTCCTCCAAATCCGCGATGGAGCAGGTCGGGGCCTGTCGACGGCGCCGGGAAAAACGGCGTCCGGCTTCCGGATTTCCAGGCAATATCCCTGCGCTCCGGCCACGGGGATCCGCGTACGGGACGCCACGGCGGAAAAGTCGCCCGCGGCCGCCACCACATTACGAGCGCGGCGCGGACCCGGCCCCCCGCGCCGAACTTACTCTTGAGTAAGGTTTGGCGCATGACGCAGCCCAGCCCGACCTATAGAGCATGGAAGAAGTTGTCACCGCTACCCGGCGGCAGCTGGGCGTTCTCCGCCGCGGCCATGGCCCGGGTGCCCTACTTCGCGTCGATCCTGCCGCACGTGGTGCGCATGGAACCGGGGCTGGCCGAGGTGACGGTCCCCAAGTGGTTCTACGTCTACAACCACCTGCACACCGTGCACGCCATCGCGTCGTGCAACGCCGCCGAGATGGCCATGGGCATGTTGATGGAGGCCACCGTGCCGACGACGCACCGCTGGATCCCCAAAGCGATGAACGTGCAGTACCTCGCCAAAGCCACTACTTCGCTGCGCGCCACCGCGGAGCTCGCACCGCCGGATTTCGCCACGATCACCGAGGGCACCGACGTCGTGGTCCCCGTCAGCATCACCGACCGTCACGGCGTGGAAGTGGTGCACGCCGACATCACCACCTGGGTGACGCCGGCCTGACGCTCTAGTCCAGGTAGGTGCCGTGACCTTCGCGCACCAGGGCGCCGTCGAACAGCAGCACCTCGTTGACCAGTCCGCCGCGCTGATTGCGGTAGTGGATCACCAGAGCCGATTCGCCGCGATAGGCGCCCAGCACCTCGAAATGCAGCTCCGGCATACCGGCCAGGGCCGTCGTCCAGTAATGACGTAACGCGTCCTTGCCCCGCACCACACCGCCCGTCTCGGGCAGCACGCGCGCCGCGACCGGTGAACTGAACATCACATCGTCGTGAAAATGGGCCAGCACCGCCTCGACGTCATGTGCGTTCCACGCATTCACCCACTCTTCGGCGAATGCCTGCGGATCCGGTGTCGCCATCGAGTTCACTTCTCCCTCAGCCCCGCCCAGAACGGGCATTGATGAACGTGCGCATAGCCATTGTCGACGCGACTGCCGTCGGCCTGCAACGACATTCGGGTGGGCGTCCCCGAGCCGTCGAACTCCGGCCAGCCCGGTTGGCCGTCGACCGCGGGATCACCGGCACGCACGAAGGCACTCCAGTAGTCGATCATCTGATCCGAGAGCTGTTGCTGGGCCGGGTTCAACGGGGGCGCCCCGCCGACGTCGAACAGATAGCGAAGCTCCAGCGAGTGACTGGCCCCGACCGGGAAGGGCAGCGTCCGCATGACCTCCGGTGCAGGCGCTGAGCGGTCGTTGAACTCGTAGGCGTAGACCGGACCGGTACGGGACAGCTCACCGGCCATCCGGTCCGACACACAGGCGAAGGCACCGTCGGTGACAGCCGCCGAATATGCCTGCGCCACACCGCCGTAGCGATCAATCGGATAGTGCGCACCGACGGCCGCGGCATCGGCACCGAAGGTGTCGGCCAGCAACCGCGGGTAATCCCCGGTCATGTAACGCTGCCCCTGCCGCAGATAACGCAACGCCACGAAGAGCGTGAACTCATCGCGCGTGGTGCCGATCAACACCGGCACCCGTTCAGCCCGGTCGGTGCCGAACGCCGCCAGCGGCGGTTGGGGAATCAGTGCCGATCCGGTGACCGGACCGGTCAGCTCGTCACTGCCGATATTGAAGTACCAGACCGGCTTTCGCAGAGCATCCACCGGGAGCGCGCGCAAGCAGGCGCCGGCGGTCGCGGGGTCGGGACATCCGGCAGCGGCCGCGTAATCGAGGGACCGGGGGGTCGCGGCGGCGAGACCGGCCTGGGCCTGGCACGGGGCGCTCATCAGGATCGCGGCGCGGAACAACCCCGCCGAACCCGGCGACACCAGGTGGTCACACACCGACATTCCGCCCGCGGATTCACCGGCGACAGTGACCTTTTCCGGGTCGCCACCGAAATCGGCGATGTTGTCCCGCACCCATCGCAGCGCCGCCTGCTGATCGGCCAGACCGTAGTTGCCGACGTCCCCACCGGCCCCCAGCGCCGGATGGGCGAGGAAGCCCAGGGTGCCGAGCCGGTAGTTGACCGTGACCACGACAACGCCGCCGCGCGCGGCCAGTCGCCCCGCGTCGTAGATGTCACCGCTGCCGCCTGCGAATGCGCCGCCGTGGATCCACACCATGACGGGCCGCTTCTCCGCCGAGACCGGCGGTGTCCAGACGTTCAGGCTCAGGCAGTCCTCGGCCGAGTTGGCTCCGCGTTCGGGATCCGAATCGGGGTCCTGGATGCACCGCGGACCGGGGCGGGTGGCGTCGCGCTCCCCCGGCCATCCCGGTGCCGGCGCCGGTGCGGCGAACCGCAGCGCTCCCACGGGTGCCGCGGCATACGGAATGCCGGCGAACAACCGGTGGTCGGATACCACTGCGCCGCGCAGGGTTCCGGCTGCGATCTGGACCAGGGCCGGGTCCGGCCCCTGGGCGTGCCCCGGCGGATGGCCGGGCGTCACCGCCTCACCGCCACCACGCACACAGCCCGCAACCAGCATCGCCAGCATTGCCAGCAACGCGACACCGCGCCGCCCCGACCGCATGGCTGCGAGCGTACGGGTCGGATCGCAAGAATCGCCTCCCTTACGTGTCGCCGATCACATATGGTTGTAATTGACACCCGTCAAGTACCGGTCATGTGAGGAGTCCGTATGAGTGCGCCGACGATGGATGACGCCGCGAAGGTGCTCGCCGACCCGACGGCTTACGCCGACGACGTACGGCTGCACACCGCGCTGACCCATCTGCGCGCGAACGATCCGGTGGCCTGGGTGGACAACGCGCCCTACCGCCCCTTCTGGGCGATCACCAAACACGCCGACATCATGGCCGTCGAGCGGGACAACGACCTGTTCATCAGCGAGCCACGACCCCTGCTGGCCACCGCGGCGGCCGACGACCTCGCGAAGCAACAGCTCGAGGCCGGCATGGGCCTGCGCACGCTGATCCACATGGACGATCCACACCACCGCAAGGTTCGAGCCATCGGCGCAGACTGGTTCCGCCCCAAGGCAATGCGCGATCTCAAGGTCCGGGTCGACGAGCTCGCCAAGCGCTACGTCGACAAGATGCGCGACATCGGTCCCGAGTGCGATTTCGTCACCGCGATCGCCGTCGACTTCCCGCTCTACGTGATCATGTCGCTGCTCGGGCTGCCCGAAGAGGACTTCACGCGCATGCACATGCTGACCCAGGAGATGTTCGGCGGCGACGACGACGAGTACAAGCGCGACGGTGGCTCACTGGAGGACCAGCTCGCGGTACTGATGGACTTCTTCGCCTACTTCTCGACACTGACCGCGTCGCGCCGGGCCAACCCGACCGCGGACCTCGCGTCGGCCATCGCCAACGGCACCATCGACGGGGAACCGCTGTCCGACGTCGACACCGC includes these proteins:
- the rpsJ gene encoding 30S ribosomal protein S10; translation: MAGQKIRIRLKAYDHEAIDASARKIVETVTRTGASVVGPVPLPTEKNVYCVIRSPHKYKDSREHFEMRTHKRLIDILDPTPKTVDALMRIDLPASVDVNIQ
- a CDS encoding hotdog fold domain-containing protein, giving the protein MTQPSPTYRAWKKLSPLPGGSWAFSAAAMARVPYFASILPHVVRMEPGLAEVTVPKWFYVYNHLHTVHAIASCNAAEMAMGMLMEATVPTTHRWIPKAMNVQYLAKATTSLRATAELAPPDFATITEGTDVVVPVSITDRHGVEVVHADITTWVTPA
- a CDS encoding nuclear transport factor 2 family protein produces the protein MATPDPQAFAEEWVNAWNAHDVEAVLAHFHDDVMFSSPVAARVLPETGGVVRGKDALRHYWTTALAGMPELHFEVLGAYRGESALVIHYRNQRGGLVNEVLLFDGALVREGHGTYLD
- a CDS encoding carboxylesterase/lipase family protein, which gives rise to MRSGRRGVALLAMLAMLVAGCVRGGGEAVTPGHPPGHAQGPDPALVQIAAGTLRGAVVSDHRLFAGIPYAAAPVGALRFAAPAPAPGWPGERDATRPGPRCIQDPDSDPERGANSAEDCLSLNVWTPPVSAEKRPVMVWIHGGAFAGGSGDIYDAGRLAARGGVVVVTVNYRLGTLGFLAHPALGAGGDVGNYGLADQQAALRWVRDNIADFGGDPEKVTVAGESAGGMSVCDHLVSPGSAGLFRAAILMSAPCQAQAGLAAATPRSLDYAAAAGCPDPATAGACLRALPVDALRKPVWYFNIGSDELTGPVTGSALIPQPPLAAFGTDRAERVPVLIGTTRDEFTLFVALRYLRQGQRYMTGDYPRLLADTFGADAAAVGAHYPIDRYGGVAQAYSAAVTDGAFACVSDRMAGELSRTGPVYAYEFNDRSAPAPEVMRTLPFPVGASHSLELRYLFDVGGAPPLNPAQQQLSDQMIDYWSAFVRAGDPAVDGQPGWPEFDGSGTPTRMSLQADGSRVDNGYAHVHQCPFWAGLREK
- a CDS encoding cytochrome P450, with product MSAPTMDDAAKVLADPTAYADDVRLHTALTHLRANDPVAWVDNAPYRPFWAITKHADIMAVERDNDLFISEPRPLLATAAADDLAKQQLEAGMGLRTLIHMDDPHHRKVRAIGADWFRPKAMRDLKVRVDELAKRYVDKMRDIGPECDFVTAIAVDFPLYVIMSLLGLPEEDFTRMHMLTQEMFGGDDDEYKRDGGSLEDQLAVLMDFFAYFSTLTASRRANPTADLASAIANGTIDGEPLSDVDTASYYVIVASAGHDTTKDAISGGLHALIENPDQLARLKAQPDLMGTAVEEMIRWSTPVKEFMRTATADTTVRGVPIAKGDSVYLAYVSGNRDEDVFDDPHRFDVGRDPNKHLAFGYGVHFCLGAALARMEMNSLFTELLGRLDSIELAGTPELSATTFVGGLKHLPIRYSLR